From Megalobrama amblycephala isolate DHTTF-2021 linkage group LG8, ASM1881202v1, whole genome shotgun sequence, the proteins below share one genomic window:
- the gga3a gene encoding ADP-ribosylation factor-binding protein GGA3a, giving the protein MSHDGYVYFVASSRQLSNCVIMADPEGESLESWLNKATNPSNRQEEWEYIIGFCDQINKELEGPQISVRLLAHKIQSPQEWESLQTLTVLEACMKNCGRRFHNEVGKFRFLNELIKVVSPKYLGDRVSERVKTKVIELLYSWSVALPDEAKITEAYQMLKKQGIVTEDPEVPVDKTLVPSPKPKNPVFDNEEKSKRLAELLKSKKPEDLQEANRIIKNMVKEDEAIQQKASHRANTLEEVNNSVKLLNEMLRHFKKDESTQADKELLTDLYNDCDKLRTAVFRLATETEDDDTALGDILHASDDLSRVINSYKKIVEGQTIVIDMPGLTASKHTNDGSSSEILIDLADLDSGSPSPLKHVLTPPQHSDSLPADLLTLTSIIGAQPSSSNTSSGSSSFQISPPSSQLPSSLSLLDEELGSLGLGSLDSNSKKSAEKNTKEAQSNQWISSQTSKPVVDLLCSSAPLNPLISTAPPTSDATSVTGFENSLHQSSKDFAMLDLDKANSQSKYSSSGSRELRAWEENIHPALPTFSLPAGITPVPSAVTSAKPQSFAPDSPLFRSLSPTLPTSQSPSGSDISLNSVFVPLEAIKPSKECPVTAYDKDGVRVLLHFATDHPPGRPDVLVIVVSMLNAAPLLVRNVVLQAAVPKSMRVKLQPPSGTEMVPFNPFMPPSSITQIMLLANPQKEKVRMRYKLTFILGDRQVTESGEIDKFPPVERWGHL; this is encoded by the exons ATGTCACATGACGGGTATGTGTACTTTGTAGCTAGCTCTCGTCAGCTAAGCAATTGTGTGATCATGGCGGATCCGGAAGGAGAGTCACTGGAGTCATGGCTAA aCAAAGCCACCAATCCTTCCAACAGACAGGAGGAGTGGGAGTACATCATTGGGTTTTGTGACCAAATCAATAAGGAACTTGAGGG CCCACAGATATCGGTCAGATTATTAGCACATAAAATCCAGTCACCCCAAGAATGGGAGTCATTACAAACACTTACT GTTTTAGAAGCATGCATGAAGAACTGTGGGAGAAGGTTTCATAATGAAGTtggaaaatttagatttttaaatgaaCTCATTAAAGTAGTTTCACCTAAG TATTTGGGAGACAGAGTGTCTGAACGAGTGAAGACTAAAGTAATAGAGTTGCTCTACAGCTGGTCAGTTGCTTTACCAGATGAGGCAAAGATCACAGAGGCCTATCAGATGCTAAAGAAGCAAG GaattgtaacagaagacccAGAGGTTCCTGTGGACAAGACCCTCGTTCCCTCGCCAAAGCCCAAGAATCCAGTGTTTGACAATGAGGAAAAGAGTAAG CGTCTTGCGGAACTTCTTAAGAGTAAAAAGCCTGAGGATCTTCAAGAAGCCAACCGCATTATCAAGAACATGGTCAAAGAG GATGAGGCTATACAGCAGAAAGCTTCCCATCGTGCCAACACGCTAGAGGAGGTGAACAACAGTGTAAAGCTCCTTAATGAGATGCTAAGACATTTCAAAAAAGATGAGTCGACACAAGCAGATAAAGAACTTCTAACG GATCTTTATAATGACTGTGACAAACTTCGAACTGCTGTCTTCAGACTCGCCACCGAGACAGAGGATGATGACACTGCCTTAG GTGATATTTTGCACGCTAGTGATGATCTCTCACGGGTAATCAACTCCTATAAAAAGATTGTTGAAGGACAGACCATTGTGATTGACATGCCAGGGTTAACAGCCTCAAAAC ACACCAATGACGGAAGCTCTTCTGagattttgattgatttggctGATTTGGACTCTGGGTCCCCTTCACCCCTCAAACATGTTTTGACTCCACCTCAGCACTCCGATTCCCTTCCTGCTGACCTCCTCACACTTACATCTATAATTGGAGCTCAGCCTTCCTCTTCCAACACGTCTTCTGGGTCGTCAAGTTTCCAAATCAGTCCTCCATCAAGCCAGCTTCCCAGCAGTCTTTCTCTTCTGGATGAAGAACTTGGTTCATTAG GCCTTGGTAGTCTGGACTCAAACTCAAAGAAGTCAGCAGAGAAGAATACAAAAGAAGCTCAAAGCAATCAGTGGATTTCTTCACAA ACTTCTAAACCAGTGGTTGACCTGCTCTGCAGCTCTGCTCCATTAAATCCTCTAATCTCAACAGCACCACCTACCTCTGATGCTACCTCAGTTACAGGCTTTGAAAACTCCCTCCACCAGAGCAGTAAAGATTTTGCCATGCTGGACCTGGACAAGGCTAATAG CCAGTCCAAATATTCAAGCTCGGGCAGCAGAGAACTTAGAGCTTGGGAAGAGAACATTCATCCTGCATTACCCACATTCAGTTTGCCCGCTGGAATAACACCAGTGCCTTCTGCTGTAACCTCTGCCAAACCTCAGAGCTTCGCCCCAGACAGCCCTCTCTTCAGATCCCTCTCTCCAACACTACCCACCAGTCAGTCACCCTCAGGCTCGGACATCTCCCTAAACAGTGTCTTTGTTCCACTGGAAGCCATTAAACCAA GTAAGGAGTGTCCAGTTACAGCCTACGATAAGGATGGTGTTCGGGTGTTGTTGCACTTTGCTACTGACCATCCACCTGGTCGTCCTGATGTTTTGGTGATTGTCGTGTCCATGTTAAATGCAGCACCACTGTTAGTGAGGAATGTAGTGCTTCAGGCAGCTGTGCCAAAG TCTATGAGAGTGAAGCTGCAGCCCCCTTCTGGAACAGAAATGGTCCCCTTTAACCCCTTCATGCCCCCTAGTTCTATCACACAGATCATGCTGCTGGCTAACCCACAGAAG gaGAAAGTGAGAATGAGGTACAAGTTGACATTCATCCTTGGAGATCGACAGGTCACAGAGTCTGGAGAGATAGACAAGTTCCCTCCAGTGGAAAGATGGGGTCATTTATAG
- the sumo2a gene encoding small ubiquitin like modifier 2a, with product MRVSNGTPEVDPFKCRHIRRHYARSCEAEAIMADEKPKESVKTENDHINLKVAGQDGSVVQFKIKRHTPLNKLMKAYCERQGLTMRQIRFRFDGQPINETDTPAQLEMEDEDTIDVFQQQTGGLM from the exons ATGAGGGTCAGTAATGGGACTCCGGAAGTTGACCCTTTTAAATGTCGTCATATCCGGCGGCATTACGCGCGTTCTTGTGAGGCAGAGGCAATCATGGCAGACGAGAAGCCAAAG GAGAGTGTGAAAACAGAGAATGACCACATAAATCTGAAAGTAGCTGGGCAGGATGGCTCAGTGGTTCAGTTCAAAATCAAGCGGCACACACCCCTCAACAAACTGATGAAAGCATATTGTGAGAGACAG GGGCTAACAATGCGTCAGATTCGGTTCCGGTTTGATGGGCAGCCAATTAATGAGACTGACACACCAGCTCAG TTGGAAATGGAGGATGAGGATACAATTGATGTATTTCAGCAACAGACTGGGGGCCTGATGTAA
- the jpt1a gene encoding jupiter microtubule associated homolog 1a isoform X2: MNKSSMKISIVVLRPPGGGSNLCFGTEEEKPVKKNKMASSIFDEPEDPHAHRRNNPPGGKPTGVLCGEPSAPLRRCSAQPVNQSNTTLDNNVPVNGDEDSVNVDSTEEPKPVQEQHDTPAPPCLSAAEQPAAGLPSGRRNPPGGKSSLILG, encoded by the exons ATGAATAAGAGCAGCATGAAGATAAGTATTGT AGTGCTGCGTCCACCAGGTGGAGGTTCAAACCTCTGCTTTGGTACAGAGGAAGAGaaacctgtgaaaaaaaacaaaatggcatCTAGCATATTTGATGAACCCGAGGACCCTCATGCCCATCGGAGGAACAATCCGCCAG GTGGGAAGCCTACAGGTGTGTTGTGTGGTGAGCCATCTGCCCCGCTCAGAAGATGTTCTGCTCAACCAGTCAACCAAAGTAACACCACACTCGACAATAATGTACCTGTG AATGGTGATGAAGACTCAGTCAATGTTG ATAGCACAGAAGAACCTAAACCTGTTCAGGAGCAGCATGACACACCAGCTCCTCCTTGCCTTTCTGCAGCAGAGCAGCCTGCAGCTGGGCTTCCTTCTGGCCGTAGAAACCCACCGGGGGGCAAATCCTCTCTCATCTTAGGCTAA
- the jpt1a gene encoding jupiter microtubule associated homolog 1a isoform X1, with the protein MTTTTTYQGMDPTARSSSRVLRPPGGGSNLCFGTEEEKPVKKNKMASSIFDEPEDPHAHRRNNPPGGKPTGVLCGEPSAPLRRCSAQPVNQSNTTLDNNVPVNGDEDSVNVDSTEEPKPVQEQHDTPAPPCLSAAEQPAAGLPSGRRNPPGGKSSLILG; encoded by the exons ATGACGACCACCACCACTTATCAAGGCATGGATCCGACCGCGAGGAGCAGCTCCAG AGTGCTGCGTCCACCAGGTGGAGGTTCAAACCTCTGCTTTGGTACAGAGGAAGAGaaacctgtgaaaaaaaacaaaatggcatCTAGCATATTTGATGAACCCGAGGACCCTCATGCCCATCGGAGGAACAATCCGCCAG GTGGGAAGCCTACAGGTGTGTTGTGTGGTGAGCCATCTGCCCCGCTCAGAAGATGTTCTGCTCAACCAGTCAACCAAAGTAACACCACACTCGACAATAATGTACCTGTG AATGGTGATGAAGACTCAGTCAATGTTG ATAGCACAGAAGAACCTAAACCTGTTCAGGAGCAGCATGACACACCAGCTCCTCCTTGCCTTTCTGCAGCAGAGCAGCCTGCAGCTGGGCTTCCTTCTGGCCGTAGAAACCCACCGGGGGGCAAATCCTCTCTCATCTTAGGCTAA